One genomic window of Salvelinus alpinus chromosome 17, SLU_Salpinus.1, whole genome shotgun sequence includes the following:
- the LOC139543033 gene encoding peptidyl-prolyl cis-trans isomerase FKBP1A-like, translating into MGVEIETITPGDGRTFPKKGQTCVVHYVGSLTDGRKFDSSRDRDKPFRFKIGKQEVIRGWEEGVVQMSVGQRAKLTCSPDFAYGAKGHPGIIPPNATLIFDVELLSLE; encoded by the exons ATGGGAGTAGAAATTGAGACAATAACCCCGGGCGATG GAAGGACCTTCCCTAAAAAAGGACAGACGTGTGTGGTGCATTATGTTG GCTCCCTGACGGATGGACGCAAGTTTGACTCCTCCCGTGACAGGGACAAGCCCTTCAGGTTTAAAATAGGAAAACAGGAAGTGATCCGTGGCTGGGAAGAGGGAGTCGTGCAG ATGAGTGTCGGTCAGAGAGCCAAGCTGACCTGCTCGCCTGACTTTGCCTACGGGGCAAAGGGCCACCCGGGGATCATTCCACCCAACGCCACCCTCATCTTTGATGTTGAGCTACTGAGCCTTGaatga